One Fibrobacter sp. UWB16 DNA window includes the following coding sequences:
- the thrS gene encoding threonine--tRNA ligase translates to MSQIELTFPDGSVRSVASGTTGLEIAKSISEGLARKALGVKLGEKVLDLTRPLTESGSIRIITPSNDDPDALMLLRHSCSHVLAEAICDLFPGTKLAYGPAIDKGFYYDLMTPTPLKEEDFPKIEKRMKEIIKEDRPFTRCEVSAEEGLARTEGDKYKHDNAERALAREGSDGKLSFYVTGEPGKNWEDLCAGPHVPSTGKLKAFKVLSISGAYWHGDQKSDQLTRVYGTCFADKEGLETYVKLLEEAAKRDHRKIGKEMDLYHIEDHSPGMVFWHPKGTKMVNALKDYIRGKIDHRGYLEVITPEIVNKTLWIKSGHADKYNENMFKTMAGDVEMAVKPMNCPCHILIFNSQLRSWRDLPMRLAEFGKCHRYEPAGTMHGLMRVRGFVQDDAHIFCTEDQIASEVADFCHLVKEIYHDFGFDDVKVKFSTRPAKRVGSDEIWDKAEAALAEATKLAGLDYVLNPGEGAFYGPKLEFTLKDSLGRDWQCGTIQVDFNLPQRLGAEYVGKDNQKHIPVMLHRAAVGSIERFLGILIEEFMGDFPLWLAPVQARVLPISEKFVDYAKKVQDELVAAGVRTEIDESNEKLGYKIRQCELQKVPYLLIVGEKEAAEGLVSVRKRKDGDKGQMSVKAFIDMTAEDRKVVR, encoded by the coding sequence ATGTCTCAAATCGAACTTACCTTCCCCGATGGCTCCGTACGTTCCGTAGCATCGGGCACCACCGGCCTCGAAATTGCAAAGAGCATTTCTGAAGGCCTCGCACGCAAGGCTCTTGGCGTTAAACTCGGCGAAAAGGTTTTGGACCTTACCCGTCCGCTCACCGAAAGCGGTTCCATCCGCATCATCACCCCGAGCAACGACGATCCGGATGCATTGATGCTCCTCCGTCACAGCTGCAGCCACGTGCTCGCCGAAGCCATCTGCGACTTGTTCCCGGGCACAAAGCTCGCTTACGGTCCGGCAATCGACAAGGGTTTCTACTACGATTTGATGACACCGACTCCGCTCAAGGAAGAAGACTTCCCGAAGATTGAAAAGCGGATGAAGGAAATCATCAAGGAAGACCGTCCGTTCACTCGTTGCGAAGTTAGCGCCGAAGAAGGCCTCGCTCGCACGGAAGGCGACAAGTACAAGCACGATAACGCTGAACGTGCTCTCGCTCGCGAAGGTTCGGATGGCAAGTTGAGTTTTTATGTAACGGGCGAACCGGGCAAGAACTGGGAAGACCTCTGTGCCGGTCCTCACGTGCCTTCTACGGGCAAGCTTAAGGCTTTCAAGGTGCTTTCGATTTCCGGTGCTTACTGGCACGGCGACCAGAAGAGCGACCAGCTCACTCGTGTTTACGGTACCTGCTTTGCTGACAAGGAAGGTCTCGAAACTTACGTGAAGTTGCTCGAAGAAGCCGCCAAGCGCGACCACCGCAAGATCGGCAAGGAAATGGACCTTTACCACATCGAAGACCATTCTCCTGGCATGGTGTTCTGGCACCCGAAGGGCACCAAGATGGTGAACGCCCTCAAGGATTACATCCGTGGCAAGATCGACCATCGCGGCTACCTCGAAGTGATCACTCCGGAAATCGTGAACAAGACTTTGTGGATCAAGTCCGGCCACGCTGACAAGTACAATGAAAACATGTTCAAGACGATGGCTGGCGATGTCGAAATGGCTGTGAAGCCGATGAACTGCCCGTGCCACATTTTGATTTTCAATTCTCAGCTCCGTAGCTGGCGTGACCTCCCGATGCGCCTTGCCGAATTCGGTAAGTGCCATCGTTACGAACCTGCCGGTACGATGCACGGCCTTATGCGCGTGCGTGGCTTTGTGCAGGACGATGCTCATATCTTCTGCACCGAAGACCAGATTGCAAGCGAAGTGGCTGACTTCTGCCACTTGGTCAAGGAAATCTACCACGACTTCGGATTTGACGATGTGAAGGTGAAGTTCTCTACCCGCCCGGCAAAGCGTGTGGGTTCTGACGAAATCTGGGACAAGGCTGAAGCCGCTCTCGCCGAAGCTACGAAGCTCGCTGGTCTTGACTACGTGCTGAACCCGGGCGAAGGTGCCTTCTACGGCCCGAAGCTCGAATTCACGCTGAAGGACTCCCTCGGACGTGATTGGCAGTGCGGTACCATCCAGGTGGACTTCAACTTGCCGCAGCGCCTTGGTGCTGAATATGTCGGCAAGGACAACCAGAAGCACATTCCGGTGATGTTGCACCGTGCTGCTGTCGGTTCCATCGAACGCTTCCTCGGCATTCTTATCGAAGAATTCATGGGCGACTTCCCGCTGTGGCTTGCTCCGGTGCAGGCTCGCGTGCTCCCGATTTCTGAAAAGTTCGTGGACTACGCCAAGAAGGTGCAGGATGAACTCGTGGCTGCCGGCGTGCGTACTGAAATCGACGAATCCAACGAAAAGTTGGGTTACAAGATCCGCCAGTGCGAACTCCAGAAGGTTCCGTATCTCCTCATTGTAGGCGAAAAGGAAGCAGCAGAAGGTCTTGTTTCTGTCCGTAAGCGTAAGGACGGCGACAAGGGCCAGATGAGTGTCAAGGCATTCATCGACATGACTGCTGAAGACAGAAAAGTCGTCCGCTAA